Proteins from a single region of Streptomyces sp. Tu 3180:
- a CDS encoding ABC transporter ATP-binding protein: MLIRLLRAHLRPYTRPITLLVLLQFLQTCATLYLPTLNADIIDDGVVQGDTGYILTYGALMIGVSLAQVVCNVGAVYHGARTAAALGRDVRAAVFDRVQSFSAREVGHFGAPSLITRTTNDVQQVQMLVLMTFTLMVSAPIMCVGGIVMALGLDVPLSGVLVAVVPVLGICVTLIVRRLRPLFRAMQERLDTVNRVLREQITGNRVIRAFVRDAYEQRRFEKANADLTEVSLRTGNLLALMFPVVMTVVNLSSIAVVWFGAHRIDGGGMQIGDLTAFLAYLMLIVMSVMMATFMFMMVPRAEVCAERIHEVLDTSSSVVPPAAPVTELRRHGHLEMRGAGFGYPGAEEPVLRAVDLVARPGEVTAVIGSTGSGKSTLLGLVPRLFDATEGEVLVDGVPVADVDPALLARTVGLVPQKPYLFAGTVATNLRYGDPDATDEELWHALEVAQAKEFVERLEGGLDAPIAQGGTNVSGGQRQRLAIARTLVQRPEIYLFDDSFSALDYATDAALRAALARETAEATVVIVAQRVATIRDADRIVVLDEGRVVGTGRHHELMEDNETYREIVLSQLTEAEAA, from the coding sequence GTGCTCATACGACTTCTGCGTGCCCATCTCAGGCCCTACACCAGACCCATCACCCTGCTGGTGCTGCTGCAGTTCCTGCAGACCTGCGCCACGCTCTACCTGCCCACGCTGAACGCCGACATCATCGACGACGGCGTCGTGCAGGGGGACACCGGCTACATCCTGACCTACGGCGCCCTGATGATCGGCGTCTCGCTGGCGCAGGTCGTGTGCAACGTCGGTGCCGTGTACCACGGCGCCCGGACCGCCGCCGCGCTGGGGCGGGACGTGCGGGCCGCCGTGTTCGACCGGGTGCAGTCGTTCTCCGCGCGTGAGGTGGGCCACTTCGGCGCGCCCTCGCTGATCACCCGGACGACGAACGACGTCCAGCAGGTGCAGATGCTGGTGCTGATGACGTTCACCCTGATGGTGTCGGCGCCGATCATGTGTGTGGGCGGCATCGTGATGGCGCTCGGGCTGGACGTCCCGCTGTCCGGGGTGCTGGTCGCGGTGGTGCCGGTGCTGGGGATCTGCGTGACGCTGATCGTGCGGCGGCTGCGCCCGCTGTTCCGGGCCATGCAGGAGCGGCTCGACACGGTGAACCGGGTGCTGCGCGAGCAGATCACCGGCAACCGGGTGATCCGGGCGTTCGTGCGGGACGCGTACGAGCAGCGGCGGTTCGAGAAGGCCAACGCCGACCTGACCGAGGTGTCGCTGCGCACCGGCAATCTGCTCGCGCTGATGTTCCCGGTGGTCATGACGGTGGTGAACCTGTCGTCGATCGCGGTGGTGTGGTTCGGCGCGCACCGGATCGACGGCGGCGGGATGCAGATCGGCGACCTGACCGCGTTCCTCGCCTATCTGATGCTGATCGTCATGTCCGTGATGATGGCCACGTTCATGTTCATGATGGTGCCGCGCGCCGAGGTGTGCGCCGAGCGCATCCACGAGGTGCTGGACACCTCCTCCAGCGTGGTGCCGCCCGCCGCGCCCGTCACCGAGCTGCGCCGGCACGGTCACCTGGAGATGCGGGGCGCGGGCTTCGGCTACCCGGGTGCCGAGGAGCCGGTGCTGAGGGCCGTCGACCTGGTGGCGCGGCCGGGCGAGGTCACCGCCGTGATCGGTTCGACCGGCAGCGGCAAGTCCACGCTGCTCGGGCTGGTCCCCCGGCTGTTCGACGCGACCGAGGGCGAGGTGCTGGTGGACGGCGTGCCGGTGGCGGACGTCGACCCGGCGCTGCTGGCGCGGACGGTCGGGCTGGTGCCGCAGAAACCGTACCTGTTCGCGGGGACGGTGGCGACCAACCTGCGGTACGGCGATCCGGACGCCACCGACGAGGAGCTGTGGCACGCGCTGGAGGTGGCGCAGGCCAAGGAGTTCGTGGAGCGGCTGGAGGGCGGGCTCGACGCGCCGATCGCGCAAGGCGGGACGAACGTCTCCGGCGGTCAGCGCCAGCGCCTCGCGATCGCGCGGACGCTGGTGCAGCGCCCGGAGATCTACCTCTTCGACGACTCCTTCTCCGCGCTCGACTACGCCACCGACGCGGCCCTCAGGGCGGCGCTCGCGCGGGAGACCGCCGAGGCGACCGTGGTGATCGTCGCCCAGCGGGTGGCGACCATCCGGGACGCCGACCGGATCGTGGTGCTGGACGAGGGCCGGGTCGTCGGCACCGGCCGGCACCACGAGCTGATGGAGGACAACGAGACCTACCGGGAGATCGTGCTCTCCCAGCTGACGGAAGCGGAGGCTGCCTGA
- a CDS encoding ABC transporter ATP-binding protein, with the protein MAGPAARMMAGGGPDQRTMDFKGSGGRLVARFAPERLTIYGLLACVVLSVGLNVIGPKILGHATDLVFAGIVGREMPEGASKEQVLDAMRERGDGEVADMLRSTDFTPGEGIDFTAVGDVLLLALAVFAAAGLLMAVATRLVNRAVNRTMYRMREDVQTKLSRLPLSYFDKRQRGEVLSRATNDIDNIGQTLQQSMGQLINSLLTIVAVLAMMFYVSWILALVALVTVPLSFVVATRVGKRSQPHFVQQWRTTGRLNAHIEEMYTGHTLVKVFGRQEESAERFAEENEALYEAGFRAQFNSGVMQPLMLFVSNINYVLVAVVGGLRVASGSLSIGDVQAFIQYSRQFSMPLTQVASMANLVQSGVASAERVFELLDADEQRADPEPAEKPAELRGRVALEQVSFRYDPDKPLIEDLTLKAEPGHTVAIVGPTGAGKTTLVNLLMRFYEVSGGRITLDGVDIARMSRDELRAGIGMVLQDTWLFGGTIAENIAYGAAREVTRKEIEEAARAAHADRFIRTLPDGYDTVIDDEGSGVSAGEKQLVTIARAFLSDPVILVLDEATSSVDTRTEVLIQKAMARLAHGRTSFVIAHRLSTIRDADTILVMENGSIVEQGTHEELLAADGAYARLYEAQFAQAVTEVD; encoded by the coding sequence ATGGCGGGGCCTGCAGCGCGGATGATGGCCGGGGGCGGCCCCGATCAGCGCACGATGGACTTCAAGGGGTCGGGCGGACGGCTCGTCGCCCGGTTCGCGCCGGAACGCCTGACGATCTACGGGCTGCTGGCCTGCGTGGTGCTGAGCGTGGGGCTCAACGTGATCGGGCCGAAGATCCTCGGCCACGCGACCGACCTGGTCTTCGCGGGCATCGTCGGACGCGAGATGCCCGAGGGCGCCTCCAAGGAGCAGGTGCTCGACGCGATGCGCGAGCGCGGCGACGGCGAGGTCGCCGACATGCTCCGCAGCACCGACTTCACCCCCGGCGAGGGCATCGACTTCACGGCCGTGGGGGACGTCCTGCTGCTGGCGCTGGCGGTGTTCGCGGCCGCCGGCCTGCTGATGGCGGTGGCCACCCGGCTGGTGAACCGGGCCGTGAACCGCACCATGTACCGGATGCGCGAGGACGTGCAGACGAAGCTGTCGCGGCTGCCGCTGTCGTACTTCGACAAGCGGCAGCGCGGCGAGGTGCTCAGCCGGGCCACCAACGACATCGACAACATCGGCCAGACGCTCCAGCAGTCGATGGGCCAGCTGATCAACTCGCTGCTCACCATCGTCGCCGTGCTGGCGATGATGTTCTACGTCTCCTGGATCCTCGCGCTGGTCGCGCTGGTGACCGTGCCGCTGTCGTTCGTGGTCGCCACGCGCGTGGGCAAGCGGTCGCAGCCGCACTTCGTGCAGCAGTGGCGCACCACCGGCCGGCTCAACGCGCACATCGAGGAGATGTACACCGGGCACACCCTGGTGAAGGTGTTCGGACGGCAGGAGGAGTCGGCGGAGCGGTTCGCCGAGGAGAACGAGGCGCTGTACGAGGCCGGGTTCCGGGCGCAGTTCAACAGCGGCGTCATGCAGCCGCTGATGCTCTTCGTGTCGAACATCAACTACGTGCTGGTCGCGGTCGTCGGGGGCCTGCGGGTCGCGTCGGGCTCGCTGTCCATCGGTGACGTCCAGGCCTTCATCCAGTACTCGCGGCAGTTCTCGATGCCGCTGACGCAGGTCGCCTCGATGGCGAACCTGGTGCAGTCGGGCGTCGCGTCCGCCGAGCGGGTCTTCGAACTGCTGGACGCCGACGAGCAGCGGGCCGACCCCGAACCGGCCGAGAAACCGGCCGAGTTGCGCGGGCGGGTGGCGCTGGAGCAGGTGTCGTTCCGCTACGACCCCGACAAGCCGCTGATCGAGGACCTGACGCTGAAGGCCGAGCCGGGCCACACGGTGGCCATCGTCGGCCCGACCGGCGCCGGCAAGACCACCCTGGTGAACCTGCTGATGCGGTTCTACGAGGTCTCCGGCGGGCGCATCACCCTCGACGGCGTGGACATCGCGCGGATGTCGCGGGACGAACTGCGCGCCGGGATCGGCATGGTGCTCCAGGACACCTGGCTGTTCGGCGGCACCATCGCGGAGAACATCGCCTACGGCGCCGCCCGCGAGGTCACCCGGAAGGAGATCGAGGAGGCGGCCCGGGCGGCCCACGCCGACCGGTTCATCCGCACCCTGCCCGACGGCTACGACACGGTGATCGACGACGAGGGCAGCGGGGTCAGCGCCGGCGAGAAGCAGCTCGTCACCATCGCGCGGGCGTTCCTGTCCGACCCGGTGATCCTGGTGCTGGACGAGGCGACGAGCTCCGTGGACACCCGGACCGAGGTGCTGATCCAGAAGGCGATGGCGAGGCTGGCGCACGGGCGGACGTCGTTCGTGATCGCGCACCGGCTGTCGACGATCCGGGACGCGGACACGATCCTGGTGATGGAGAACGGGTCGATCGTCGAACAGGGCACGCACGAGGAGCTGTTGGCGGCCGACGGGGCCTACGCGCGGCTGTACGAGGCGCAGTTCGCGCAGGCGGTGACCGAGGTCGACTGA
- a CDS encoding RNA polymerase sigma factor, producing the protein MPESSERGRSVTDGSRTSAVPPIAYGTDSGEAADSAPEVPLPPLPAAAIILEVAPVQTQTLTQTDTRTVGTHPAPDVLVAMPARSRVVHHPETGTDPVIPSEPPEPAEPPVDAPESAEPVEAPPLRPETGGPSSDLFRQYLREIGRIPLLTAAEEVELARRVEAGLFAEEKLRLTPDLDSRLAHDLDRLVVMGRMAKRRLIEANLRLVVSVAKRYVGRGLTMLDLVQEGNLGLIRAVEKFDYARGYKFSTYATWWIRQAMSRALADQARTIRVPVHVVELINRVVRVQRRMLQERGCEPTAAEVAAHLDLPPERVGEVLRLAQEPVSLHAPVGEEDDVALGDLIEDGDAASPVESAAFLLLREHLEAVLSTLGERERKVVQLRYGLVDGRPRTLEEIGRLFGVTRERIRQIESKTLNKLRDHAFADQLRGYLD; encoded by the coding sequence GTGCCTGAGTCCTCGGAGCGCGGCCGATCCGTCACCGACGGGTCCCGGACATCCGCGGTTCCGCCCATCGCGTACGGGACGGACAGCGGCGAGGCCGCCGACTCCGCCCCCGAAGTACCGCTGCCGCCCCTCCCGGCGGCAGCGATCATCCTGGAGGTCGCCCCCGTGCAGACCCAGACCCTCACCCAGACCGACACGCGCACGGTCGGCACGCATCCGGCCCCGGACGTGCTCGTGGCGATGCCCGCGCGGAGCCGTGTCGTGCACCACCCCGAGACCGGGACGGACCCCGTGATCCCGTCCGAGCCGCCCGAGCCGGCCGAACCGCCCGTGGACGCGCCGGAGTCGGCCGAGCCCGTCGAGGCACCGCCCCTGCGCCCCGAGACCGGCGGCCCCTCCTCGGACCTGTTCCGCCAGTACCTGCGGGAGATCGGCCGCATCCCGCTGCTCACCGCGGCCGAGGAGGTCGAGCTCGCCCGCCGCGTGGAGGCCGGGCTGTTCGCCGAGGAGAAGCTGCGGCTCACGCCCGACCTGGACAGCCGGCTCGCCCACGACCTGGACCGGCTCGTGGTCATGGGCCGGATGGCCAAGCGCCGCCTGATCGAGGCGAACCTGCGGCTCGTCGTGTCCGTCGCCAAGCGGTACGTGGGCCGCGGGCTGACCATGCTCGACCTGGTGCAGGAGGGCAACCTCGGCCTGATCCGGGCGGTGGAGAAGTTCGACTACGCCCGCGGCTACAAGTTCTCCACCTACGCCACCTGGTGGATCCGCCAGGCCATGTCCCGGGCGCTCGCCGACCAGGCCCGCACCATCCGCGTCCCCGTCCACGTGGTCGAACTCATCAACCGCGTCGTCCGCGTCCAGCGCCGCATGCTCCAGGAACGCGGCTGCGAACCGACCGCCGCCGAGGTCGCCGCCCACCTCGACCTGCCTCCCGAGCGGGTCGGCGAGGTGCTGCGGCTCGCCCAGGAGCCGGTCTCCCTGCACGCCCCGGTGGGCGAGGAGGACGACGTGGCCCTCGGCGACCTCATCGAGGACGGCGACGCCGCGAGCCCGGTCGAGTCGGCCGCGTTCCTGCTGCTGCGGGAGCACCTGGAGGCGGTCCTGTCGACGCTGGGGGAGCGGGAGCGCAAGGTCGTCCAGCTGCGCTACGGACTCGTCGACGGCCGGCCGCGCACCCTGGAGGAGATAGGGCGCCTCTTCGGCGTGACCCGCGAGCGGATACGGCAGATCGAGTCCAAGACCCTCAACAAGCTGAGGGACCACGCCTTCGCCGACCAGCTGCGCGGCTACCTCGACTGA
- the dnaG gene encoding DNA primase, translated as MAGRINDEDVKAVRDAVPIDAVVSEYLQLRNAGGGNLKGLCPFHDEKSPSFQVSPSKGLFHCFGCQEGGDTITFVMKVDHLSFSEAVERLAAQAGITLRYEEGGYNPAHQRGERIRLVEAHKIAAEWYAQQLATSPEAETGRVFLAERGFDQAAAVHFGVGYSPQGWDHLTRYLRGKGFSDKELILSGLSQEGRRGPIDRFRGRLMWPVRDIGGDVVGFGARKLYEADNGPKYLNTPETAIYKKSQVLYGIDLAKKDIAKSSRAVVVEGYTDVMACHLAGVTTAIATCGTAFGGDHIKILRRLLMDNGSARVIFTFDGDAAGQKAALRAFEDDQKFAAETYIAIAPDGMDPCDLRLAKGDEAVADLVEPRTPLFEFALRQIVGRYDLDTPAGRAAALDEAAPVVARIKNSGAQHEVAVQLAGMLGILDTQFVVKRVAQLARWARERGGKGPAPDRQQHGGGPQQYAAGPGRAAPRGPALNLRNPVFATERELLKLALQRPELVSPAFDAYGVDEFTAPPYAAVRQAILEAGGAEYGVQDPQEYLIRVRDAAPDDTVRAMVTELAVEAIMLHRGVKEVDETYAGAQLVTVRRRAVERRIRDITSRLTRLGTHGDPAELASVQNELWVLQQYDQALREHGAAAL; from the coding sequence GTGGCTGGACGGATCAACGACGAGGACGTGAAGGCGGTACGGGACGCGGTCCCGATCGACGCCGTGGTGTCCGAGTACCTCCAGCTGCGGAACGCGGGCGGCGGCAACCTCAAGGGCCTGTGCCCCTTCCACGACGAGAAGTCGCCGTCCTTCCAGGTCAGCCCGAGCAAGGGACTCTTCCACTGCTTCGGCTGCCAGGAGGGCGGCGACACCATCACCTTCGTGATGAAGGTCGACCACCTCTCCTTCTCGGAGGCGGTCGAGCGCCTCGCCGCCCAGGCCGGCATCACCCTGCGCTACGAGGAGGGCGGGTACAACCCCGCCCACCAGCGCGGCGAGCGCATCCGCCTGGTCGAGGCCCACAAGATCGCCGCCGAGTGGTACGCGCAGCAGCTCGCGACCTCCCCCGAGGCCGAGACCGGCCGGGTCTTCCTCGCCGAGCGCGGCTTCGACCAGGCCGCCGCCGTCCACTTCGGCGTCGGCTACAGCCCCCAGGGCTGGGACCACCTCACCCGCTACCTGCGCGGCAAGGGCTTCAGCGACAAGGAGCTGATCCTCTCCGGCCTCTCCCAGGAGGGCCGCCGCGGCCCCATCGACCGCTTCCGCGGCCGGCTGATGTGGCCCGTCCGCGACATCGGCGGAGACGTCGTCGGCTTCGGCGCCCGCAAGCTCTACGAGGCCGACAACGGCCCGAAGTACCTCAACACCCCCGAGACCGCGATCTACAAGAAGTCCCAGGTCCTCTACGGCATCGACCTGGCGAAGAAGGACATCGCCAAGTCGTCCCGCGCGGTCGTCGTCGAGGGCTACACCGACGTCATGGCCTGCCACCTCGCCGGCGTGACGACCGCGATCGCCACCTGCGGCACCGCGTTCGGCGGCGACCACATCAAGATCCTGCGCCGGCTGCTCATGGACAACGGCAGCGCCCGTGTGATCTTCACCTTCGACGGCGACGCGGCCGGCCAGAAGGCGGCCCTGCGCGCCTTCGAGGACGACCAGAAGTTCGCCGCCGAGACCTACATCGCCATCGCCCCCGACGGCATGGACCCCTGCGACCTGCGCCTGGCCAAGGGCGACGAGGCCGTCGCCGACCTGGTCGAACCCCGCACCCCGCTCTTCGAGTTCGCCCTCCGCCAGATCGTGGGCCGCTACGACCTGGACACCCCGGCCGGCCGCGCCGCCGCCCTCGACGAGGCCGCGCCCGTCGTCGCCCGCATCAAGAACAGCGGCGCCCAGCACGAGGTCGCCGTCCAGCTCGCCGGCATGCTCGGCATCCTCGACACCCAGTTCGTCGTCAAGCGGGTCGCGCAACTGGCCCGCTGGGCCCGCGAACGCGGCGGCAAGGGCCCCGCCCCCGACCGGCAGCAGCACGGCGGCGGCCCGCAGCAGTACGCCGCCGGACCCGGCCGGGCCGCCCCGCGCGGCCCCGCCCTCAACCTCCGCAACCCGGTCTTCGCCACCGAACGCGAACTGCTCAAGCTCGCCCTCCAGCGCCCGGAACTGGTCTCCCCGGCCTTCGACGCGTACGGCGTCGACGAGTTCACCGCCCCGCCCTACGCGGCCGTGCGCCAGGCGATCCTGGAGGCCGGCGGCGCGGAGTACGGCGTCCAGGACCCGCAGGAGTACCTGATCCGGGTCCGCGACGCCGCCCCCGACGACACCGTGCGCGCCATGGTCACCGAGCTCGCCGTCGAGGCGATCATGCTGCACCGGGGCGTCAAGGAGGTCGACGAGACCTACGCGGGCGCCCAGCTGGTCACCGTCCGCCGCCGCGCCGTCGAGCGCCGCATCCGCGACATCACCAGCCGCCTCACCCGCCTCGGCACCCACGGGGACCCGGCCGAACTGGCCTCCGTGCAGAACGAGCTGTGGGTCCTCCAGCAGTACGACCAGGCGCTGCGCGAGCACGGCGCGGCGGCGCTGTAG
- a CDS encoding FAD-dependent oxidoreductase, translating to MVDADQTFVIVGGGLAGAKAAETLRTEGFTGRVILICDERDHPYERPPLSKGYLLGKDERDRAFVHEPAWYARHDVELHLGQTVDAVDRAAKTVRFGDDGTTVRYDKLLLATGAEPRRLDIPGTDLAGVHHLRRLAHADRLKGVLASLGRENGHLVIAGAGWIGLEVAAAAREYGAEVTVVHRGQAPLHSVLGPELGQLFAELHREHGVRFHFGATLTEITGQDGMVLAARTDDGEEHPAHAVLAAVGAAPRTSLAEAAGLELADRASGGGVLVDERLRTSDPDIHAAGDVASFPHALFGTRLRVEHWANALNGGPAAARAMLGREVTYDRMPYFFTDQYDLGMEYSGWAPPGSYDQVVIRGDAGKREFIAFWVREGRVLAGMNVNVWDVTDPIQRLIRSRTPVDTEALADPHVPLGSLAP from the coding sequence GTGGTCGACGCGGATCAGACATTCGTCATCGTCGGAGGCGGCCTGGCCGGCGCGAAGGCGGCCGAGACGCTGCGCACGGAGGGCTTCACCGGCCGCGTGATACTGATCTGCGACGAACGCGACCACCCGTACGAGCGGCCGCCCCTGTCCAAGGGCTACCTCCTCGGCAAGGACGAGCGCGACCGCGCCTTCGTGCACGAGCCCGCCTGGTACGCCCGCCACGACGTCGAGCTGCACCTCGGCCAGACCGTCGACGCCGTCGACCGCGCCGCCAAGACCGTCCGCTTCGGCGACGACGGCACCACCGTCCGCTACGACAAGCTGCTGCTGGCCACCGGCGCCGAACCCCGCCGCCTCGACATCCCGGGCACCGACCTGGCCGGCGTCCACCACCTGCGCCGCCTCGCCCACGCCGACCGCCTCAAGGGCGTCCTGGCCTCCCTCGGCCGCGAGAACGGCCACCTGGTGATCGCCGGGGCCGGCTGGATCGGCCTGGAGGTCGCGGCGGCGGCCCGCGAGTACGGCGCGGAGGTCACCGTCGTCCACCGCGGCCAGGCCCCGCTGCACTCGGTGCTCGGCCCCGAGCTCGGCCAGCTCTTCGCCGAGCTGCACCGCGAGCACGGCGTCCGCTTCCACTTCGGCGCCACGCTCACCGAGATCACCGGGCAGGACGGCATGGTCCTCGCGGCCCGCACCGACGACGGCGAGGAACACCCCGCGCACGCCGTCCTCGCCGCCGTCGGCGCCGCCCCGCGCACCTCCCTCGCCGAGGCGGCGGGCCTGGAGCTCGCCGACCGCGCGAGCGGCGGGGGCGTCCTCGTCGACGAGCGGCTGCGCACCTCCGACCCCGACATCCACGCGGCCGGCGACGTCGCCTCCTTCCCGCACGCCCTCTTCGGCACCCGGCTGCGCGTGGAGCACTGGGCCAACGCCCTCAACGGCGGTCCGGCGGCGGCCCGCGCGATGCTCGGCCGGGAGGTGACCTACGACCGGATGCCGTACTTCTTCACCGACCAGTACGACCTGGGCATGGAGTACTCCGGCTGGGCGCCCCCGGGCTCCTACGACCAGGTCGTGATCCGGGGCGACGCCGGCAAGCGCGAGTTCATCGCGTTCTGGGTGAGGGAGGGCCGGGTGCTGGCCGGGATGAACGTCAACGTGTGGGACGTCACGGACCCGATCCAGCGGCTGATCCGGTCCCGGACCCCGGTGGACACGGAGGCCCTGGCGGACCCGCACGTACCGCTCGGGAGCCTCGCCCCCTGA
- a CDS encoding deoxyguanosinetriphosphate triphosphohydrolase — protein sequence MEGTASDTPLSPPPYENHVPPAGYDPSAVERWAVEPDKRPGRTAFQRDRARVLHSAALRRLAGKTQVVTPGELGQVWDASPRTRLTHSLECAQVGRELGAALGCDPDLVEAACLSHDLGHPPFGHNGEQALNEFAEDCGGFEGNAQSLRLLTRIEPKRFVTDPRTGDLASVGLNLTRAALDAATKYPWPRGAHPTDPASPKFGVYEDDRPVFDWVRKDAPSTRTCFEAQVMDWADDVAYSVHDVEDGLHAGHIDPNLLHADPEREAVFAVAVGRYVPADTDPAELAEALDRLLAQEWWPHGYDGTAVAQARLKDATSQLIGRFCLAAEGATRQAWGSGRLTRYGAELVVPRSTRMECAVLKAVADRYVMQRAEQERLRADQRIVVLELAEALTARAPDGLDPQFRTLFDRAPDDRARKRVIVDQIASLTDASARSLRARLTGQG from the coding sequence ATGGAAGGCACCGCATCCGACACCCCCCTGAGCCCGCCGCCGTACGAGAACCACGTCCCGCCCGCCGGATACGACCCCTCCGCCGTCGAGCGCTGGGCCGTCGAGCCCGACAAGCGCCCCGGCCGCACCGCCTTCCAGCGCGACCGCGCCCGCGTCCTGCACTCCGCCGCCCTGCGCCGTCTCGCGGGGAAGACGCAGGTCGTCACCCCGGGGGAGCTCGGTCAGGTGTGGGACGCCAGCCCCCGCACCCGCCTCACCCACTCCCTCGAGTGCGCCCAGGTCGGCCGGGAGCTCGGCGCCGCCCTCGGCTGCGACCCCGACCTGGTGGAGGCCGCCTGCCTCTCCCACGACCTGGGCCACCCGCCCTTCGGGCACAACGGCGAACAGGCGCTGAACGAGTTCGCCGAGGACTGCGGCGGTTTCGAGGGCAACGCCCAGTCGCTCCGCCTCCTCACCCGCATCGAGCCCAAGCGGTTCGTCACCGACCCGCGGACCGGCGACCTCGCCAGCGTCGGACTCAACCTCACCCGCGCGGCCCTCGACGCCGCCACCAAGTACCCCTGGCCCCGCGGCGCCCACCCCACCGACCCGGCCTCCCCGAAGTTCGGCGTCTACGAGGACGACCGCCCCGTCTTCGACTGGGTCCGCAAGGACGCCCCCTCCACCCGCACCTGCTTCGAGGCCCAGGTCATGGACTGGGCCGACGACGTGGCGTACTCCGTGCACGACGTGGAGGACGGCCTGCACGCCGGCCACATCGACCCCAACCTCCTGCACGCCGACCCCGAACGGGAGGCCGTCTTCGCCGTCGCCGTCGGCCGGTACGTCCCCGCGGACACCGACCCGGCCGAACTGGCCGAGGCCCTCGACCGCCTCCTCGCCCAGGAGTGGTGGCCGCACGGCTACGACGGCACCGCCGTCGCCCAGGCCCGCCTGAAGGACGCCACCAGCCAGCTCATCGGCCGCTTCTGCCTGGCCGCCGAGGGCGCCACCCGGCAGGCGTGGGGGAGCGGCCGCCTCACCCGCTACGGTGCCGAGCTCGTCGTGCCGCGCAGCACCCGCATGGAGTGCGCCGTCCTCAAGGCGGTCGCCGACCGGTACGTGATGCAGCGCGCCGAGCAGGAGCGGCTCCGCGCCGACCAGCGGATCGTCGTCCTGGAGCTGGCCGAGGCGCTCACCGCCCGCGCCCCCGACGGGCTGGACCCGCAGTTCCGCACCCTGTTCGACCGGGCCCCGGACGACCGCGCCCGCAAGCGGGTGATCGTCGACCAGATCGCGTCGCTCACCGACGCCTCGGCCCGTTCGCTTCGCGCCCGTCTCACGGGGCAGGGATGA
- a CDS encoding sirohydrochlorin chelatase — MTATHLDSTADLMNRTGSRLAGQLGLVAPDGRRRPAPPALVVVAHGSRDPRASVTVRALLDRVRALRPGLPVHLGHIELDTPLLPDTLAGLDERATGAAVLVPLLLSRGYHVKRDIPEMAAEARLHTRVAAPLGPHPLLVDALHARLTEAGWPTRADEETRRTSGVVLAAAGSRDPEAKADTGRTARLLAERLGVPVVPAYASAAAPTVPDALRALAARGRRRVAVASYFTAPGRFATECAEAAPWIASAPLGTHPAMARLLLHRYDQALESPAALAAPALAPA; from the coding sequence ATGACGGCGACGCACCTCGACAGCACGGCGGACCTCATGAACCGGACCGGCAGCAGGCTCGCGGGACAGCTCGGCCTCGTCGCGCCGGACGGACGGCGCCGCCCGGCGCCGCCCGCCCTCGTCGTGGTGGCCCACGGCAGCCGCGACCCGCGCGCCTCGGTCACCGTGCGGGCGCTCCTCGACCGCGTCCGCGCGCTCCGCCCCGGCCTGCCGGTGCACCTCGGCCACATCGAGCTCGACACCCCCCTGCTGCCCGACACGCTCGCCGGGCTCGACGAGCGGGCCACCGGGGCCGCCGTCCTCGTGCCGCTGCTGCTCAGCCGCGGCTACCACGTCAAACGGGACATCCCCGAGATGGCCGCCGAGGCCCGGCTGCACACGCGCGTGGCCGCTCCGCTCGGACCGCACCCGCTGCTCGTGGACGCCCTGCACGCCCGCCTGACCGAAGCGGGCTGGCCCACCCGCGCGGACGAGGAGACCCGCCGCACGAGCGGAGTCGTGCTCGCCGCCGCCGGGTCCCGCGACCCCGAGGCGAAGGCCGACACGGGCCGCACCGCGCGCCTGCTCGCCGAACGCCTCGGCGTCCCCGTCGTCCCCGCCTACGCCTCCGCCGCCGCGCCCACCGTGCCCGACGCCCTGCGCGCCCTGGCCGCCCGGGGCCGCCGCCGCGTCGCCGTCGCCTCCTACTTCACCGCTCCCGGCCGCTTCGCCACGGAGTGCGCCGAAGCCGCGCCGTGGATCGCCTCCGCCCCCCTGGGCACCCACCCCGCGATGGCCCGCCTCCTCCTGCACCGCTACGACCAGGCGCTGGAAAGCCCCGCGGCCCTCGCCGCACCGGCCCTCGCACCGGCCTGA